The following DNA comes from Cylindrospermopsis curvispora GIHE-G1.
AATATCAGATAACCCTGGGGAGTCCTAGACTGCAAACTATACAAGCTCATGAATCCTTAAAATCCAGATTAGTGACAATCAAGGGTCACACTGAACCTGACTCTTTTTTACAAGCAGCTAATAGGCAATTACAAGCTATGGAAATTCAGGCTAATATTGGTATTTTAGCTAATGAGCAAGGAGATCCAAAAAGGTTAACTCTCAAAATAAATAAGTCCTCTGAAAAAAGGAGTTACACTATAGTGGGATTTGCCGTTGTAGTTTCTGATTTAAAAGATGAGGACTCAATTAAGTTACAGATAAATGGATTAGGTGGAAAGCGTCGTCTTGGGTGCGGTGTCTTTTATTCCAACCTTCCCCAACAAAAACCTTACTATCATACTAAATATGACACCGCACAAGTTACTAGCTAAGAGTCTAATTTCCGGTCGCAGTCCTCTGACTTTAGAGCAGCATCTCAAAGATACAGAAAATGCAGTTATAGCAATATTCAAATACAGAATATTAAATAACTGGTGTCGTTTTTTTAAAATTCAAAACCCTGACAATTTTTTAATACATTTGAGAATAGCTGCTTTATTTCATGATATTGGTAAGGCTAATCAAGAGTTTGATTCCCTAATAAAAGGAAAAAAGCGCGACCAGGCTTTGCGTCATGAGTGGATTAGTGCACTTATTCTTCATCTTCCTAACATGCGTCAATGGTTAAAGCCTAGCCAATTAGACTTAGATATCATTACAGCATCTGTATTATGCCATCATCTACAAGCATCACCGTCTCAACGAGGTTTTGTAAAACCTTTTGGGCGATCGCGTACTTTAGCGCAAGAAGTTAAACTTTATTTACAAGATCCACAAATAGAGGTCATTTTAAAAAGAATAGGAGAACTAGCTAAAGTAGCAGGAATTCCATTACTACCAGATCGATGGAATACTAGCAATCCCTTATGGGAGT
Coding sequences within:
- the cas6 gene encoding type I-MYXAN CRISPR-associated protein Cas6/Cmx6 — encoded protein: MNPLVELVFPVQGTKLHADHNHRLLGALSEKIPTLHDLKGLAINTISGIPDKQGSIALTPQSRFYLRLPVDAIPLVYPLVGQLLTIGEYQITLGSPRLQTIQAHESLKSRLVTIKGHTEPDSFLQAANRQLQAMEIQANIGILANEQGDPKRLTLKINKSSEKRSYTIVGFAVVVSDLKDEDSIKLQINGLGGKRRLGCGVFYSNLPQQKPYYHTKYDTAQVTS